A genomic window from Silene latifolia isolate original U9 population chromosome 11, ASM4854445v1, whole genome shotgun sequence includes:
- the LOC141611046 gene encoding NDR1/HIN1-like protein 13, protein MSELRYPRESTSKPIIETPPVSGEYPKMSTLKPIIETPPVSGEHQRDMSRGSFGSSKSYDSGPNPGTYVIQLPKDQIFRVPPPENAHKFKRYTKRNPNRNYCRSCICYMISIILLLIILLGITFGILYLIYRPKIPTYTINGIQIKGVNLTAAKVTATTITPVFNITVKTDNRNGKISIYYEQGSKINIYRDGVNFCDGELPAFYQPPKSVTVFSTELSGSGIVLSKSALEKLLNQQKNGKVPLEMDVKVPVRIKLGSVKFWTMTVKVKCDVAVNALTVKSKVVSQKCKVRFTPW, encoded by the coding sequence ATGAGTGAACTGCGATATCCAAGAGAGTCCACCTCAAAACCAATTATAGAAACACCACCCGTGTCAGGTGAGTATCCGAAAATGTCCACCTTAAAACCAATTATAGAAACACCACCCGTGTCAGGTGAGCATCAACGGGACATGAGTCGAGGCTCGTTTGGCTCATCAAAGAGCTACGATTCCGGTCCTAACCCGGGAACTTATGTGATTCAATTACCAAAGGATCAAATTTTCCGTGTTCCGCCACCGGAAAATGCACACAAGTTCAAACGCTACACAAAGAGAAACCCAAATAGAAATTATTGTAGAAGTTGCATTTGCTACATGATTTCTATTATTCTCCTTTTAATTATTCTCCTAGGAATTACCTTTGGTATTCTTTACCTTATTTACCGTCCAAAAATTCCTACATACACTATTAACGGTATTCAAATTAAAGGAGTAAATTTGACCGCGGCAAAAGTTACCGCAACTACTATTACCCCGGTTTTTAACATCACGGTAAAAACCGACAACCGGAATGGTAAAATAAGCATTTACTATGAACAAGGGAGTAAAATTAATATTTACCGTGATGGGGTAAATTTTTGTGACGGAGAATTACCGGCGTTTTACCAACCACCAAAAAGCGTGACGGTTTTTTCAACGGAGTTAAGTGGGTCCGGGATTGTGTTGTCCAAGTCAGCATTGGAAAAGCTGTTAAACCAACAGAAAAACGGTAAAGTGCCGTTAGAGATGGACGTTAAGGTTCCCGTTAGGATTAAACTTGGTTCGGTTAAATTTTGGACGATGACCGTTAAAGTCAAGTGTGACGTGGCGGTAAACGCGTTAACGGTGAAATCTAAGGTTGTTTCTCAGAAATGTAAAGTCCGGTTTACACCTTGGTGA
- the LOC141611047 gene encoding ran-binding protein 1 homolog b: MADLATKEREEEENENVTAEDEDTGAQIAPIVKLEEVAVTTGEEDEDPILDLKSKLYRFDKEGNQWKERGSGTVKFLKHKETGKVRLVMRQSKTLKICANHLIIAGMTVQEHAGNDKCCVWHASDFADKELKDEMFCIRFATVENCKKFMEMFQEVAESQQPQGESSEASETAEALEKLTVVDGDKGKAKETETETKPETETATKKEDDVKVDEKKAEEDSSA, from the exons ATGGCAGATCTAGCAActaaagagagagaagaagaagagaacgAGAATGTAACTGCTGAAGATGAAGATACTGGTGCTCAAATTGCTCCTATTGTTAAACTTGAAGAAGTTGCTGTTACTACtggtgaagaagatgaagatcctATTCTCGATCT GAAATCGAAGCTTTACAGATTCGATAAAGAAGGAAACCAATGGAAAGAGAGAGGTTCAGGTACTGTGAAGTTCCTTAAGCATAAGGAGACTGGCAAAGTTCGGCTCGTCATGCGCCAGTCAAAAACTCTCAAGATCTGTGCTAATCACCTGA TTATTGCGGGAATGACTGTTCAGGAGCATGCTGGTAATGACAAGTGTTGTGTGTGGCACGCTAGTGATTTTGCCGATAAAGAGTTGAAGGATGAGATGTTTTGCATCCGCTTTGCAACTGTTGAAA ATTGCAAAAAGTTCATGGAGATGTTCCAAGAGGTTGCAGAATCACAACAACCACAAGGAGAAAGCTCCGAGGCATCTGAGACCGCTGAAGCTCTGGAGAAGTTAACCGTGGTAGACGGTGACAAGGGCAAAGCTAAAGAAACAGAAACTGAAACCAAACCTGAAACAGAAACCGCGACTAAGAAGGAAGATGATGTCAAGGTGGATGAGAAGAAAGCCGAGGAGGATTCTAGTGCCTAA